The Vespula vulgaris chromosome 4, iyVesVulg1.1, whole genome shotgun sequence genome has a segment encoding these proteins:
- the LOC127062954 gene encoding protein Wnt-5b-like isoform X2, which yields MGVQHFPQLETAQLMETYDVEASTICIGLKGLSQGQGKLCQLSVDHMPSVAKGAKFGVLECQHQFRDRRWNCSTVNDETVFGPILKIASRETAFVHAITAAGVVYSISRACRDGQLSSCGCSRSSRPRDLNREWIWGGCGDNLEYGYKFTQAFVDVRERERSFKRGSREQGRSLMNLHNNEAGRRAVIKRSKVTCKCHGVSGSCSLITCWQQLASFREVGDLLLDKYDGATEVRVNRRGRLSMRDPRFSLPTANDLVYLDDSPNYCLPNDTLGSLGTHGRICNRTSSGMDGCNLLCCGRGYNTQKSTIRERCDCKFHWCCFVECKTCVKNIDIHTCK from the exons ATGGGCGTGCAGCACTTTCCACAATTGGAGACGGCTCAGCTGATGGAAACTTACGACGTAGAAGCCTCGACGATTTGCATCGGTCTGAAGGGTCTCTCTCAGGGACAGGGGAAGCTTTGCCAATTATCCGTGGATCATATGCCGAGCGTGGCGAAGGGCGCCAAATTTGGAGTCCTCGAGTGCCAGCATCAGTTTCGAGATAGAAGGTGGAACTGTTCCACCGTCAACGATGAAACTGTTTTCGGACCGATTCTTAAAATAG CAAGCAGAGAAACCGCGTTTGTACATGCTATCACAGCCGCGGGGGTTGTTTATTCCATAAGTCGAGCTTGTAGGGACGGACAATTATCGTCGTGCGGTTGTTCGAGGAGTAGCAGACCCAGAGATCTTAATCGCGAATGGATTTGGGGTGGATGCGGCGATAATCTCGAATATGGATATAA GTTCACCCAAGCATTCGTCGACGTAAGAGAACGCGAGCGTAGCTTCAAAAGAGGTAGTAGAGAACAAGGGAGAAGCCTAATGAATTTGCACAACAACGAGGCAGGACGTAGG GCTGTTATAAAAAGGTCTAAAGTGACATGCAAATGTCATGGGGTTTCTGGTAGTTGCAGCTTGATCACCTGTTGGCAACAACTTGCGTCGTTTCGAGAAGTTG GTGATCTTTTACTGGACAAATATGACGGTGCAACCGAAGTTCGAGTAAACAGGCGTGGACGATTATCCATGCGAGATCCAAGGTTTTCTTTGCCTACCGCCAATGATTTAGTTTATTTGGATGACTCGCCAAACTATTGTCTTCCAAATGATACTCTTGGCTCTTTAG GTACGCATGGACGAATTTGTAACAGAACATCGTCCGGTATGGATGGATGTAATCTTCTCTGTTGTGGAAGGGGTTACAATACTCAAAAATCAACGATAAGGGAAAGATGCGATTGTAAATTCCATTGGTGTTGCTTCGTTGAATGTAAAACAtgtgttaaaaatattgatattcaTACCTGCAAATAA
- the LOC127062954 gene encoding protein Wnt-5b-like isoform X1, whose protein sequence is MIVHGGLLVILKLVLILAASTIPGTWINMGVQHFPQLETAQLMETYDVEASTICIGLKGLSQGQGKLCQLSVDHMPSVAKGAKFGVLECQHQFRDRRWNCSTVNDETVFGPILKIASRETAFVHAITAAGVVYSISRACRDGQLSSCGCSRSSRPRDLNREWIWGGCGDNLEYGYKFTQAFVDVRERERSFKRGSREQGRSLMNLHNNEAGRRAVIKRSKVTCKCHGVSGSCSLITCWQQLASFREVGDLLLDKYDGATEVRVNRRGRLSMRDPRFSLPTANDLVYLDDSPNYCLPNDTLGSLGTHGRICNRTSSGMDGCNLLCCGRGYNTQKSTIRERCDCKFHWCCFVECKTCVKNIDIHTCK, encoded by the exons AAACATGGGCGTGCAGCACTTTCCACAATTGGAGACGGCTCAGCTGATGGAAACTTACGACGTAGAAGCCTCGACGATTTGCATCGGTCTGAAGGGTCTCTCTCAGGGACAGGGGAAGCTTTGCCAATTATCCGTGGATCATATGCCGAGCGTGGCGAAGGGCGCCAAATTTGGAGTCCTCGAGTGCCAGCATCAGTTTCGAGATAGAAGGTGGAACTGTTCCACCGTCAACGATGAAACTGTTTTCGGACCGATTCTTAAAATAG CAAGCAGAGAAACCGCGTTTGTACATGCTATCACAGCCGCGGGGGTTGTTTATTCCATAAGTCGAGCTTGTAGGGACGGACAATTATCGTCGTGCGGTTGTTCGAGGAGTAGCAGACCCAGAGATCTTAATCGCGAATGGATTTGGGGTGGATGCGGCGATAATCTCGAATATGGATATAA GTTCACCCAAGCATTCGTCGACGTAAGAGAACGCGAGCGTAGCTTCAAAAGAGGTAGTAGAGAACAAGGGAGAAGCCTAATGAATTTGCACAACAACGAGGCAGGACGTAGG GCTGTTATAAAAAGGTCTAAAGTGACATGCAAATGTCATGGGGTTTCTGGTAGTTGCAGCTTGATCACCTGTTGGCAACAACTTGCGTCGTTTCGAGAAGTTG GTGATCTTTTACTGGACAAATATGACGGTGCAACCGAAGTTCGAGTAAACAGGCGTGGACGATTATCCATGCGAGATCCAAGGTTTTCTTTGCCTACCGCCAATGATTTAGTTTATTTGGATGACTCGCCAAACTATTGTCTTCCAAATGATACTCTTGGCTCTTTAG GTACGCATGGACGAATTTGTAACAGAACATCGTCCGGTATGGATGGATGTAATCTTCTCTGTTGTGGAAGGGGTTACAATACTCAAAAATCAACGATAAGGGAAAGATGCGATTGTAAATTCCATTGGTGTTGCTTCGTTGAATGTAAAACAtgtgttaaaaatattgatattcaTACCTGCAAATAA